The genomic interval GGGGAGGCGGCGACAGCACCGCTGGAAAGCTGGCAGGCGCTGCAGGAGGCGATGTCGGCCGGCGGAACCGAGGGGGCGGAGGCGCTGAACGATGCTGCAGCGTCAGCAGGCGGTCTCGATCAGGCACTGGAGAAGGCCGGTGGTGCCGCTCGGCGCGCGGGCGCGGCCGGAAAGCAGGCCGGACGCGAGGTGAAAGAGGGCGCGGAAGAAGCGAAACGGGGCTGGGAGGCGGTCGCGGAATCGCTGTCGGATTATGCCGAGAGTGCCCGCGACATGGGCAGCGGCATCGGCGCGGCGCTGACCGGGGCATTTCAGAGCGCCGAGAATGCCATCGGCGATTTCGTCAGGACCGGCAAGGCCTCGATCCGGGATCTGGTCACCTCGATCATCGCCGATTTCGCAAAGATCGGCGCAAGGCGCTTTCTGCTCGGACCGCTGGCAGGCGCGCTGAGCGGCTGGGCAGGGTCATTGGGCAGCGCCGGGGTGATGGCCAATGTCATGCATGCTGGCGGCATAGTCGGATCGGGCGGGACGGCACGCATGGTCCCGGCAAGCATCTTTGCCAATGCCCCGCGCATGCATTCCGGCGGCTGGGCCGGGCTGCGCTCGGACGAGGTCCCGGCAATCCTGCAGCGCGGCGAGCGGGTACTGTCGCGCCGCGAGGCCGCAGGCCATGGCGGCGTCACCGTCAATATCCAGACCCGCGATGCCGAGAGTTTTCGGCAGTCGCGGGCGCAGGTCTCGGCCGATATCGCCCGCGCCGTCGCCATGGGCCGGAGAGGAATGTAGCCATGTTTCACGAGATCCGCTTTCCCGACGATATTTCGCGCGGCGCCCGCGGCGGGCCGGAACGGCGCACCACCATCGTCGAACTGGCCTCCGGCGATGAGGAGCGCAATGCGGCATGGGCCAGTTCGCGCCGCCGCTATGATGTCAGCTATGGCATCCGCCGCGCCGACGATCTGGCGAAAGTCGTCGCTTTCTTCGAGGCCCGCAACGCAAGGCTGCACGGCTTCCGCTTCAAGGACTGGTCGGATTATCGCTCCTGCCCGCCCTCGCAGATCCCGGCTGCCACCGATCAGGTCATCGGCACCGGCGATGGTGTGACGACCACGTTCCAGCTGGTGAAGCGCTATGCCTCGGGCGCGCAGGTCTGGACGCGGGCCATCACAAAACCGGTCGCGGGCACCGTCACCATTGCCCTGAACAGCGCACCGCAGGCCAGCGGCTGGAGCGTGGATGCGGCAACCGGCGTGGTCAGCTTCGCCGCCGCGCCCGGCGACGGGATCGCCATCACCGCCGGCTTCGAATTCGACGTGCCGGTGCGCTTCGACAGCGACGCGCTGGACGTGACCCTCGATATCGAGCGCCTCGGCTCGATCACCTCCATCCCGCTTCTGGAGATCAGACGATGAAAGACCTTTCTCCTGCCCTGCAGGCACATCTCGCCAGCGGCACCACCACACTGGCCTGGTGCTGGAAGATCACTCGCACCGATGGCGTGGTGATGGGTTTTACCGATCACGACCGGGTGCTCGGGTTTGGCGGCACCAGTTTCGAACCGGAGAGCGGCTTTGCCGCCGCCGAGATCAGGTCGGGCTCTGATCTTTCGGTCGATGCACAGGATGCCGAGGGCGCGCTGTCGTCGGACCGGATCACCGAGAGTGATATTCTGGACGGGCGCTGGGACAATGCGCTGGTGGAACTCTGGCGGGTGAACTGGCAGGAGCCCGGCCAGCGGGTGCTGATGCGCCGCGGCGCCATCGGCGAGCTGCGCCGGGGCCAGTCCAGTTTCGTGGCCGAGATCCGCAGCCTCTCGCATCTGCTCGGCCAGACCGTGGGCCGGGTGTTTCAGGGCAGCTGCGATGCCGCTCTCGGGGATGGGCGATGCCGGGTGAATCTCGATGACCCCGCCTATACCGGCCGCGGCCATGTCGCAGACATCCTCCGCGACCGCGCCTTCATCGCCACCGGGCTCTCGGGCTTTGCCAACGGCTGGTTCGACTTCGGATCGCTGACATGGACCAGCGGCGCCGATGCCGGGCGCGCGGCCGAGATCGCGCTGCATGAAGCGGGCGGCGGCGCGGTCACCCTGACCCTGCTGGAAGCCCCGGTGCGCGGGATCGGGATGGGCGACGCCTTCACCATCCGCGCGGGCTGCGACAAGCGGCTGGAAACCTGCCGGGCAAAATTCGGCAATGCTGTCAATTTTCGCGGCTTTCCCCACATACCGGGGCAGGACGCCATCACGCGCTATGCGAAGCCCGGCAGCGCCAATGACGGGGGCGTGCTGTGATGCCCGCCGATCCGCAGCGGGTGGTCGCCATCGCGAGACGCTGGCTTGGCACACCCTATCACGATCAGGCCAGCCGGCGCGGGGCGGGCTGCGACTGCCTCGGCCTCATTCGCGGTGTCTGGCGGGAGCTGCTGGGACCGGAAACGCTCTCGGTGCCCGCCTATTCGCGCGATTGGGGCGAAACGGGGTGCGAAGAGGTGCTGGCCGAGGCGGCAAAGCATGTTCTGATCCGTATCGACGCGACTGGAGCCGGAACCGGGGCGGTCGTCCTGTTCCGGATGCGCTCCGGCGCCATCGTCAAGCATTGCGGCATTCTGACAGCGCCGGACCGCTTCATCCACGCCTATGAACGCCTCGGCGTTATCGAGGAAGCGCTGACCACTGCCTGGCGGCGGCGCATCGCCTTCGCTTTTCTTTTTCCCGCAGCCGCGACGGAGAGCTGATCCATGGCCACGATCATTCTGGGCGCCGTCGGCACCGCCATCGGCAGCGGCTTTGGCGGGGCGGTCATAGGGTTTTCGGGTGCGGCCATCGGCGGCATGATCGGATCGACCATCGGCAGCATGGTCGACAGCTGGATCGTTTCCTCGCTGATGCCCGGCCAGCGGATCGAAGGGCAGCGCCTCGACAGCCTGCGCCTGACCTCAGCCAGCGAGGGTGTCGTCATCCCGCGCCTCTATGGCCGGATGCGCATCGGCGGCAATATCATCTGGGCCACGGATTTCCGCGAAGAGGTGAACCGCAGGAAACAGGGCGGCGGCAAGGGCGGTGGTCCCAAGGTCGAGACCACCGAATATCTCTACTATGCCTCCTTTGCTGTCGCACTCTGCGAGGGCGCCGTCACCGGCATCGGCCGGATCTGGGCCGATGGTGATATCGTCGATCTGAAGGATGTCACATGGCGCTGGTATCCGGGCGATGAAGATCAGGCGCCAGACCCGTTCATCGCCGCGAAGATGGGCGCTGATGCCACGCCTGCCTATCGCGGCACCGCCTATGTCGTCTTCGAGGATCTGCCGCTGGCCCCCTTCGGCAATCGCTTGCCGCAGCTTTCCTTCGAGGTGTTCCGGCCACTGGCCGATCCCGACACGGCGGAGGGGCTGGTCCCGGCGGTGACGATGATCCCGGCCTCCGGCGAATTCGCCTATGCTACATCCGTGGTCCGCAAAGCCGAGGGCGGCGCCGAGAACGTCAATGCCATGGCTGGCATCTCCGATCTGGAAGTCTCGCTCGACCGCCTGGAAGCCATGGTCCCGGCGGTCCGGTCCGTCTCGCTGGTCGTGTCATGGTTCGGCGACGATCTCCGCGCCGGTCATTGCCAGATCCGACCGAAGGTCGAGATCCCGCAGAAAACCACAACACCGGCATGGTCGGTGAACGGCGTCACCCGCGATGCGGCACAAGTGGTCAGCCCCGACGATCAGGGACGCCCGGTCTATGGCGGCACCCCGGCGGATTTCTCGGTGATCGAGGCGATCCGGGCCATCAGGGCGCGGGGACACAGGGTCACCTTCTATCCCTTTCTGATGATGGATATCCCGGCCGGCAATACCCTGCCCGACCCGTATTCCGATCATGCCGACACCCTCGGCCAGCCGGTGCTGCCATGGCGCGGGCGGATCACCTGCGCACCAGTCGCGGGCTTTGCCGGATCGGTCGACCGAACCGCAGCGGCGGCAAATCAGGTCGAGGCGTTTTTCGGCAGCGCTCAGCCTTCGGATTTCGCGATCTCCGGCGAGACGGTGACATGGGCCGGACCGGAGGAAGACTGGGGTCTCCGGCGGATGATCCTGCACAATGCCCATCTCTGCGCCCTGGCCGGAGGTGTCGATGCCTTCCTGATCGGCTCGGAACTGCGCGGGCTGACGCAGATCAGGTCCTCGGCCTCCGTCTATCCGGCCGTGGCACAACTGCGGTCTCTCGCTGCGGCCGTGCGAACGATCCTCGGGCCAGTGACAAAAATCAGCTATGCCGCCGACTGGTCGGAATATTTCGGGCATCATCCCCAGGACGGCAGCGGGGACGTTTTCTTTCATCTCGACCCGCTCTGGGGCGACCAGAACGTCGATTTCATCGGCATCGACAATTACATGCCGCTCTCGGACTGGCGCGATGGCTGGGATCATCTCGACGCAAAGGCAGGATGGCCGTCTATCCATGACCGCGCCTATCTGCAGTCCAACATCGCGGGCGGCGAAGGCTATGACTGGTTCTATGGATCAGTTGCGGATCGGGCGGCACAGATCCGCACTCCGATCAGCGATGGCGCGCATACCAAGCCATGGGTCTTCCGATATAAAGACCTGCGCGCATGGTGGTCGAACCGCCATTACGACCGGCCGGGCGGCGTGGAATCCGCTACCCCGACCGCATGGCTGCCGCGGTCAAAGCCGATCCGCTTCACCGAACTCGGCTGCCCCGCCATAGACCGCGGCACCAACCAGCCGAATGTGTTTTATGATCCGAAGTCGTCCGAAAGCTTCGTGCCGTATTTTTCGCGCGGCTGGCGGGACGATGCCATTCAGCGGGCATATCTCGAGGCGACCTATACTTTCTGGAACAAGGCATCGAACAACCCAGCCTCGACAGAATATGCGGGTCGCATGGTCGAGGTTTCGGAATGCGCGGCATGGACATGGGATGCCCGGCCCTATCCTTTCTTTCCCGAACTGCCGGATGTCTGGTCGGACGGCGCCAACTGGCGGCTCGGCCACTGGCTGACCGGGCGGTTGGGGGCAGTTTCGCTTGCCGCCCTCATCCGCCATCTCTGCCGGCGCGCCGGGCTGCCCGAGGCATGGATCGATGTCTCCGGCCTGACCGGCGCCTGCGACGGGTGTGTCATCTCGGCGCTGGAAAGCCCCCGCACCTCGATCACCATGCTGGCCCGGCAGTTCGGCTTTGACGCCACTGAGAGCGAAGGTGTGATCCGCTTTGTCATGCGCGGTCAGTCAGCGGTGGCGACCATTTCGCCCGATGACATGGTCGCCAATAGTAAGGGCGAGGTGATGGATCTGACCCGGGGACAGGAAACCGAACTGCCGCAGGC from Paracoccus fistulariae carries:
- a CDS encoding DUF2460 domain-containing protein, whose translation is MFHEIRFPDDISRGARGGPERRTTIVELASGDEERNAAWASSRRRYDVSYGIRRADDLAKVVAFFEARNARLHGFRFKDWSDYRSCPPSQIPAATDQVIGTGDGVTTTFQLVKRYASGAQVWTRAITKPVAGTVTIALNSAPQASGWSVDAATGVVSFAAAPGDGIAITAGFEFDVPVRFDSDALDVTLDIERLGSITSIPLLEIRR
- a CDS encoding DUF2163 domain-containing protein, whose protein sequence is MKDLSPALQAHLASGTTTLAWCWKITRTDGVVMGFTDHDRVLGFGGTSFEPESGFAAAEIRSGSDLSVDAQDAEGALSSDRITESDILDGRWDNALVELWRVNWQEPGQRVLMRRGAIGELRRGQSSFVAEIRSLSHLLGQTVGRVFQGSCDAALGDGRCRVNLDDPAYTGRGHVADILRDRAFIATGLSGFANGWFDFGSLTWTSGADAGRAAEIALHEAGGGAVTLTLLEAPVRGIGMGDAFTIRAGCDKRLETCRAKFGNAVNFRGFPHIPGQDAITRYAKPGSANDGGVL
- a CDS encoding NlpC/P60 family protein; translated protein: MPADPQRVVAIARRWLGTPYHDQASRRGAGCDCLGLIRGVWRELLGPETLSVPAYSRDWGETGCEEVLAEAAKHVLIRIDATGAGTGAVVLFRMRSGAIVKHCGILTAPDRFIHAYERLGVIEEALTTAWRRRIAFAFLFPAAATES
- a CDS encoding baseplate multidomain protein megatron; amino-acid sequence: MATIILGAVGTAIGSGFGGAVIGFSGAAIGGMIGSTIGSMVDSWIVSSLMPGQRIEGQRLDSLRLTSASEGVVIPRLYGRMRIGGNIIWATDFREEVNRRKQGGGKGGGPKVETTEYLYYASFAVALCEGAVTGIGRIWADGDIVDLKDVTWRWYPGDEDQAPDPFIAAKMGADATPAYRGTAYVVFEDLPLAPFGNRLPQLSFEVFRPLADPDTAEGLVPAVTMIPASGEFAYATSVVRKAEGGAENVNAMAGISDLEVSLDRLEAMVPAVRSVSLVVSWFGDDLRAGHCQIRPKVEIPQKTTTPAWSVNGVTRDAAQVVSPDDQGRPVYGGTPADFSVIEAIRAIRARGHRVTFYPFLMMDIPAGNTLPDPYSDHADTLGQPVLPWRGRITCAPVAGFAGSVDRTAAAANQVEAFFGSAQPSDFAISGETVTWAGPEEDWGLRRMILHNAHLCALAGGVDAFLIGSELRGLTQIRSSASVYPAVAQLRSLAAAVRTILGPVTKISYAADWSEYFGHHPQDGSGDVFFHLDPLWGDQNVDFIGIDNYMPLSDWRDGWDHLDAKAGWPSIHDRAYLQSNIAGGEGYDWFYGSVADRAAQIRTPISDGAHTKPWVFRYKDLRAWWSNRHYDRPGGVESATPTAWLPRSKPIRFTELGCPAIDRGTNQPNVFYDPKSSESFVPYFSRGWRDDAIQRAYLEATYTFWNKASNNPASTEYAGRMVEVSECAAWTWDARPYPFFPELPDVWSDGANWRLGHWLTGRLGAVSLAALIRHLCRRAGLPEAWIDVSGLTGACDGCVISALESPRTSITMLARQFGFDATESEGVIRFVMRGQSAVATISPDDMVANSKGEVMDLTRGQETELPQALKWQVARSDEDYDGLTVEANRITVDASRVASDSFAVAVPPEEAERRCRRALMEAWTGRETGAFRLPPSRLAIDPGDVIHLDHDGRLVEMRILSVADAESRAIEAIRQDRDNYDLPPGSPRPASLARPVTFNPPTLAFLDLPQLREDQAPHQPLIAAHAKPWPGQMAVFRSFESSGFDLMTTFSRRARMGVLVAPLHAGPHSRFDHGNQIYLDLPDGTLESVSDIRLFAGENAMAVEQPNGRWEVLQFSRAELIAPGLYRLSKLLRGQRGTEMDMAPVVASGARIVMLDEQLVPLPIPEADLGLPAMWRIGAASQPVSDSSYAAQSFTPEGIGLRPFAPVHVRQPWQHGREPGDLEIRWIRRDRALAADSWNAAAIPMSEASEDWQAEILDGAEVTRTLTASTTHVIYSAAQQLADWGALLGPGDSLRVRIAQIGQAYGPGAAPITTLWF